A genomic region of Sander lucioperca isolate FBNREF2018 chromosome 6, SLUC_FBN_1.2, whole genome shotgun sequence contains the following coding sequences:
- the LOC116061843 gene encoding uncharacterized protein LOC116061843 isoform X4, with protein MAAVTELSFLLFALINNIHAEERIIIRRERDSYTFNLPENTNSCLISRSVGEEKLVLWNTSDLWSNSSSVPEHLKQRIVNTVKTSSYTILNLTHSDSGPYQEECWTEGSVTHENNITITVCTSIGWRVIGVSLGETVDLPCEGTADNLDIQWHKQDFRYEQETWSRVFGDNTTSVMDNVRGRYQVVTNTSALRVSTITTTDLTDYNCLVMNQQQCFSSHTVQLRLPYETIYRSVGETAVLPCTITDSTDEQPPRWSNRFSTNLGQQNQTVPSVDRNYSLVFSSLMLNHTGRYFCDASMREQEYDLVVCPKFGPPAVQRFSEGEEVTVRCTDWRKGRGHEWFIKSNRTEGRIFSVTYDQSMSRVSWYYGNGILVISSISVGDAGEYWCVVTDRDYRCVSTSRTLLVYNKPFGI; from the exons atggctgcagtcacagagctctccttcctgctgtttgctctcatcaacaacatccatgcagAAGAACGGATCATCATCCGACGGGAAAGAGACTCTTACACCTTTAACCTCCCTGAGAACACCAACTCCTGCTTGATttccagatctgttggtgaggagaagcttgtcctgtggaacacctctgacctctggtccaacagctcctcagtacCTGAACACTTGAAACAACGAATTGTCAACACGGTGAAaacttcttcttacaccatcctcaacctgacccattcagactccggcccgtaccaagaggagtgttggactgagggcagCGTGACGCATGAGAACAACatcactattactgtttgtacttcAATAGGTTGGAGAGTTATTGGAGTGAGTCTTGGAGAAACAGTGGACCTGCCATGTGAGGGAAcagctgataatctggataTCCAGTGGCACAAACAGGACTTTAGATATGAGCaagaaac atggagcagagtttttggggacaatacgacatcagtgatggacaatgttagaggaagataccaagtggtgacaaacacatcagctcttcgtgTTTCCACCATCACAACAACAGACCTTACAGACTACAActgtctggtgatgaaccaacagcagtgttTTAGCAGTCACACTGTACAGTTGAGACTACCGTATGAGACAATCTACCGCTCAGTGGGAGagaccgctgtgttgccgtgcactatcactgactccactgatgaacagcccccacGTTGGTCTAATCGGTTCTCCACTAATCTAGGACAACAaaaccagactgttccttcagtagacagaaactactcgctggtgttttcatctctaatgttgAATCACACAGGTCGGTACTTCTGTGACGCCTCTATGAGAGAGCAAGAGTATGATCTGGTGGTGTGCCCCAAATTTGGCCCCCCTGCTGTACAGCgcttctcagagggagaagaagtcactGTCAGATGCACAGATTGGAGAAAGGGTAGGGGGCATGAATGGTTTATCAAGTCGaaccgaacagagggaagaatctttaGCGTCACGTATGATCAGAGCATGAGCAGAGTGAGCTGGTACTATGGTAATGGTATCCTGGTTATCTCTAGTATCTCAGTGGGAGATGCAGGGGAGTACTGGTGTGTAGTTACTGACCGAGATTATCGGTGCGTATCAACCAGCAGAACTCTGTTAGTGTACAACAAGCCCTTTGGGATTTAG
- the LOC116061843 gene encoding uncharacterized protein LOC116061843 isoform X2 produces the protein MAAVTELSFLLFALINNIHAEERIIIRRERDSYTFNLPENTNSCLISRSVGEEKLVLWNTSDLWSNSSSVPEHLKQRIVNTVKTSSYTILNLTHSDSGPYQEECWTEGSVTHENNITITVCTSIGWRVIGVSLGETVDLPCNGAADNLDIQWLKRDYRYEQETWSRVFGDNTTSVMDNVRGRYQVVTNTSALRVSTITTTDLTDYNCLVMNQQQCFSSHTVQLRLPYETIYRSVGETAVLPCTITDSTDEQPPRWSNRFSTNLGQQNQTVPSVDRNYSLVFSSLMLNHTGRYFCDASMREQEYDLVVCPKFGPPAVQRFSEGEEVTVRCTDWRKGRGHEWFIKSNRTEGRIFSVTYDQSMSRVSWYYGNGILVISSISVGDAGEYWCVVTDRDYRCVSTSRTLLVYNKPFGI, from the exons atggctgcagtcacagagctctccttcctgctgtttgctctcatcaacaacatccatgcagAAGAACGGATCATCATCCGACGGGAAAGAGACTCTTACACCTTTAACCTCCCTGAGAACACCAACTCCTGCTTGATttccagatctgttggtgaggagaagcttgtcctgtggaacacctctgacctctggtccaacagctcctcagtacCTGAACACTTGAAACAACGAATTGTCAACACGGTGAAaacttcttcttacaccatcctcaacctgacccattcagactccggcccgtaccaagaggagtgttggactgagggcagCGTGACGCATGAGAACAACatcactattactgtttgtacttcAATAGGTTGGAGAGTTATTGGAGTGAGTCTTGGAGAAACAGTGGACCTGCCAT GTAAT ggagcagctgataatctggatatccagtggctcaaacgggactatagatatgagcaagaaacatggagcagagtttttggggacaatacgacatcagtgatggacaatgttagaggaagataccaagtggtgacaaacacatcagctcttcgtgTTTCCACCATCACAACAACAGACCTTACAGACTACAActgtctggtgatgaaccaacagcagtgttTTAGCAGTCACACTGTACAGTTGAGACTACCGTATGAGACAATCTACCGCTCAGTGGGAGagaccgctgtgttgccgtgcactatcactgactccactgatgaacagcccccacGTTGGTCTAATCGGTTCTCCACTAATCTAGGACAACAaaaccagactgttccttcagtagacagaaactactcgctggtgttttcatctctaatgttgAATCACACAGGTCGGTACTTCTGTGACGCCTCTATGAGAGAGCAAGAGTATGATCTGGTGGTGTGCCCCAAATTTGGCCCCCCTGCTGTACAGCgcttctcagagggagaagaagtcactGTCAGATGCACAGATTGGAGAAAGGGTAGGGGGCATGAATGGTTTATCAAGTCGaaccgaacagagggaagaatctttaGCGTCACGTATGATCAGAGCATGAGCAGAGTGAGCTGGTACTATGGTAATGGTATCCTGGTTATCTCTAGTATCTCAGTGGGAGATGCAGGGGAGTACTGGTGTGTAGTTACTGACCGAGATTATCGGTGCGTATCAACCAGCAGAACTCTGTTAGTGTACAACAAGCCCTTTGGGATTTAG
- the LOC116061843 gene encoding titin-like isoform X1 has protein sequence MAAVTELSFLLFALINNIHAEERIIIRRERDSYTFNLPENTNSCLISRSVGEEKLVLWNTSDLWSNSSSVPEHLKQRIVNTVKTSSYTILNLTHSDSGPYQEECWTEGSVTHENNITITVCTTSIYRTFIRVSLGETVDLPCEGAADNLDIQWLKRDYRYEQETWSRVFGDNTTSVMDNVRGRYQVVTNTSALRVSTITTTDLTDYNCLVMNQQQCFSSHTVQLRLPYETIYRSVGETAVLPCTITDSTDEQPPRWSNRFSTNLGQQNQTVPSVDRNYSLVFSSLMLNHTGRYFCDASMREQEYDLVVCPKFGPPAVQRFSEGEEVTVRCTDWRKGRGHEWFIKSNRTEGRIFSVTYDQSMSRVSWYYGNGILVISSISVGDAGEYWCVVTDRDYRCVSTSRTLLVYNKPFGI, from the exons atggctgcagtcacagagctctccttcctgctgtttgctctcatcaacaacatccatgcagAAGAACGGATCATCATCCGACGGGAAAGAGACTCTTACACCTTTAACCTCCCTGAGAACACCAACTCCTGCTTGATttccagatctgttggtgaggagaagcttgtcctgtggaacacctctgacctctggtccaacagctcctcagtacCTGAACACTTGAAACAACGAATTGTCAACACGGTGAAaacttcttcttacaccatcctcaacctgacccattcagactccggcccgtaccaagaggagtgttggactgagggcagCGTGACGCATGAGAACAAC atcactattactgtttgtactaCTTCAATATATAGGACATTTATCAGAGTGAGTCTTGGAGAAACAGTGGACCTGCcatgtgagggagcagctgataatctggatatccagtggctcaaacgggactatagatatgagcaagaaacatggagcagagtttttggggacaatacgacatcagtgatggacaatgttagaggaagataccaagtggtgacaaacacatcagctcttcgtgTTTCCACCATCACAACAACAGACCTTACAGACTACAActgtctggtgatgaaccaacagcagtgttTTAGCAGTCACACTGTACAGTTGAGACTACCGTATGAGACAATCTACCGCTCAGTGGGAGagaccgctgtgttgccgtgcactatcactgactccactgatgaacagcccccacGTTGGTCTAATCGGTTCTCCACTAATCTAGGACAACAaaaccagactgttccttcagtagacagaaactactcgctggtgttttcatctctaatgttgAATCACACAGGTCGGTACTTCTGTGACGCCTCTATGAGAGAGCAAGAGTATGATCTGGTGGTGTGCCCCAAATTTGGCCCCCCTGCTGTACAGCgcttctcagagggagaagaagtcactGTCAGATGCACAGATTGGAGAAAGGGTAGGGGGCATGAATGGTTTATCAAGTCGaaccgaacagagggaagaatctttaGCGTCACGTATGATCAGAGCATGAGCAGAGTGAGCTGGTACTATGGTAATGGTATCCTGGTTATCTCTAGTATCTCAGTGGGAGATGCAGGGGAGTACTGGTGTGTAGTTACTGACCGAGATTATCGGTGCGTATCAACCAGCAGAACTCTGTTAGTGTACAACAAGCCCTTTGGGATTTAG
- the LOC116061843 gene encoding titin-like isoform X3: protein MAAVTELSFLLFALINNIHAQERIIIQKKRTSYTFNLPENTNSCLISRSVGEEKLVLWNTSDLWSNNPSVPEHLKQLVSTVKTSSYTILHLTHSDSGPYQEECWTEGNVTHENNITITVCTTSIYRTFIRVSLGETVDLPCEGAADNLDIQWLKRDYRYEQETWSRVFGDNTTSVMDNVRGRYQVVTNTSALRVSTITTTDLTDYNCLVMNQQQCFSSHTVQLRLPYETIYRSVGETAVLPCTITDSTDEQPPRWSNRFSTNLGQQNQTVPSVDRNYSLVFSSLMLNHTGRYFCDASMREQEYDLVVCPKFGPPAVQRFSEGEEVTVRCTDWRKGRGHEWFIKSNRTEGRIFSVTYDQSMSRVSWYYGNGILVISSISVGDAGEYWCVVTDRDYRCVSTSRTLLVYNKPFGI from the exons atggctgcagtcacagagctctccttcctgctgtttgctctcatcaacaac atccatgcacaagaaCGGATCATCATCCAAAAGAAAAGGACCTCTTACACCTTCAACCTCCCTGAGAACACCAACTCCTGCCTtatctccagatctgttggtgaggagaagcttgtcctgtggaacacctctgacctctggtccaacaACCCCTCAGTACCTGAACACTTGAAACAACTTGTCAGCACGGTGAAaacttcttcttacaccatcctccacctgacccattcagactccggcccgtatcaagaggagtgttggactgagggtaacgtgacgcatgagaacaacatcactattactgtttgtactaCTTCAATATATAGGACATTTATCAGAGTGAGTCTTGGAGAAACAGTGGACCTGCcatgtgagggagcagctgataatctggatatccagtggctcaaacgggactatagatatgagcaagaaacatggagcagagtttttggggacaatacgacatcagtgatggacaatgttagaggaagataccaagtggtgacaaacacatcagctcttcgtgTTTCCACCATCACAACAACAGACCTTACAGACTACAActgtctggtgatgaaccaacagcagtgttTTAGCAGTCACACTGTACAGTTGAGACTACCGTATGAGACAATCTACCGCTCAGTGGGAGagaccgctgtgttgccgtgcactatcactgactccactgatgaacagcccccacGTTGGTCTAATCGGTTCTCCACTAATCTAGGACAACAaaaccagactgttccttcagtagacagaaactactcgctggtgttttcatctctaatgttgAATCACACAGGTCGGTACTTCTGTGACGCCTCTATGAGAGAGCAAGAGTATGATCTGGTGGTGTGCCCCAAATTTGGCCCCCCTGCTGTACAGCgcttctcagagggagaagaagtcactGTCAGATGCACAGATTGGAGAAAGGGTAGGGGGCATGAATGGTTTATCAAGTCGaaccgaacagagggaagaatctttaGCGTCACGTATGATCAGAGCATGAGCAGAGTGAGCTGGTACTATGGTAATGGTATCCTGGTTATCTCTAGTATCTCAGTGGGAGATGCAGGGGAGTACTGGTGTGTAGTTACTGACCGAGATTATCGGTGCGTATCAACCAGCAGAACTCTGTTAGTGTACAACAAGCCCTTTGGGATTTAG